One segment of Manihot esculenta cultivar AM560-2 chromosome 4, M.esculenta_v8, whole genome shotgun sequence DNA contains the following:
- the LOC122723570 gene encoding auxin-responsive protein SAUR22-like, whose amino-acid sequence MGIHLASKIFSAKQILKKQQPLLSRNQGDVPKGHIAVYVGEYQKTRFVVPISYINHPLFVALLNRAEEEFGFNHPMGGLTIPCQEHVFIELTSRLQTAS is encoded by the coding sequence ATGGGTATCCACTTGGCATCCAAGATTTTCAGTGCGAAGCAAATTCTGAAGAAGCAGCAGCCTCTTCTCAGCAGAAATCAAGGAGATGTCCCTAAAGGCCACATTGCTGTCTACGTCGGAGAATACCAGAAGACGAGATTTGTGGTTCCGATTTCTTATATAAATCATCCTTTATTCGTTGCCTTGCTTAATCGAGCTGAAGAAGAGTTCGGCTTCAATCATCCCATGGGTGGCCTTACCATTCCTTGCCAAGAACACGTCTTCATTGAACTCACTTCTCGTCTGCAAACGGCCTCATGA
- the LOC110614071 gene encoding auxin-induced protein 15A — MGIQLMGISHAKQKLQRSLSAKLTSVLATSHNVPRGHVAVYVGEGYRKRFVIPISYLNHPLFLELLNRAEEEFGFDHPMGGLSLPCSEEYFTSLTSVLSCS; from the coding sequence ATGGGTATCCAGCTTATGGGGATTTCTCATGCAAAACAAAAGCTTCAACGTAGTCTTTCAGCTAAACTTACAAGTGTTTTAGCTACTTCTCACAATGTTCCCAGAGGTCACGTTGCAGTTTACGTTGGAGAAGGCTACAGAAAGAGATTTGTTATTCCAATATCTTACTTGAATCATCCTTTGTTTCTGGAGCTGCTGAATCGTGCAGAGGAAGAATTTGGTTTCGATCATCCAATGGGAGGCCTCTCGTTGCCCTGCAGTGAAGAGTATTTCACTAGTTTAACCTCAGTTTTGAGTTGCTCGTAA